The following are from one region of the Coffea eugenioides isolate CCC68of chromosome 2, Ceug_1.0, whole genome shotgun sequence genome:
- the LOC113761910 gene encoding uncharacterized protein LOC113761910 gives MRILAARLSTYLCRRNPLSAQSRNLSSFHGRDERSIEEEAERKIGWFLKLIFAGTATVVAYQFLPYMGDNLMLQSVSLLQVKDPLFKRMGASRLAHFAIDDERRMKIVEIGGAQELLNMLGTAKDDRTRKEALRALDAISKSDEARGSLQKAGAISVIRSIPDSAEDAEVKKFKLSLLDRFKNLSYED, from the exons ATGCGTATTTTAGCAGCGAGGCTCAGCACT TACCTATGTAGAAGAAACCCGTTAAGTGCTCAATCTCGCAATTTGTCTTCATTTCACGGAAGAG ATGAAAGATCAATTGAAGAGGAAGCAGAACGGAAAATAGGATGGTTTTTGAAACTTATCTTTGCTGGCACTGCAACCGTTGTGGCTTATCAGTTCCTCCCATACATGG GTGATAATCTGATGCTGCAGTCTGTGTCACTTTTACAAGTCAAGGATCCCCTATTTAAGAGAATGGGAGCTTCCAGATTAGCTCATTTTGCAATAGATG ATGAAAGAAGGATGAAGATAGTTGAGATTGGTGGGGCTCAAGAGCTTCTGAACATGTTGGGAACTGCTAAAGATGACCGTACACGAAAGGAAGCATTGAGGGCACTTGATGCCATATCAAAATCAG ATGAAGCTCGTGGCTCTTTACAAAAAGCTGGAGCCATCTCTGTCATCAGGTCCATCCCTGATTCTGCTGAAGATGCAGAggtcaagaaattcaagctGAGCTTGTTGGATAGATTCAAAAATCTGAGTTATGAGGATTGA